CAGTGTCCAGTATCCAATAGTTTGAGGTTTTCGGTGCTGTCAAAACCAAATACAGCTTGAGTTTTTGGTGTCGCGTACTCTTCTCACCATACCGGTAACTTACGTCCTCCAAACGTAACGTTAAACTTTCCTTCCAGCGGGAACTCGTCCGGAAAGCTAACGACCGCCTTCCCGATGCTACATTTGACCGTTGTGTTGGGCAACCGTTCGCAACAGTTCTGTACCTTCACGGAACCATCAGCTTGGGGTGTGTACGTGGCATACCCACAGTCACAGTCCTTCTCAAAGTGTTGATCGTAGCGTGAGATCTCATACCACCGTCCGTTCACATACTGCCAATGGAAGGAATCTGCTCAGTTCAACGAACGGTGCAACCCGGCCAAGCGGATACGTACTCTCTGCAGATCGAAATACTGTACGATCGGACGACTAGCCGAATCTGGACACGGTTGGTTGACGATCCTTTGACCCAGTGCAATCGAACCGAGTGTTACtgtcaccaccaccaacaacctgGCATCGGCTGTAAATCGCATGATGATTGAACCAAATACCCAAGACCAAGCGCACCTTATCACTACCACAACTCCCGACAAACTGGCACGGTGGACTGGCAAACACCCGAACACATCTcactttcgttttctgttttcgttccAATCGTTTCTTTATTATACAGTGTATAGATTATGCTGACTTATCTACTGATAACCCCGTACACACATGCGCACGTTCGCCTGGGACTGTGTGCACTGGAAATGGCGGACTAAGGGACTGGTTACAGCTCTGCCGCATTCGCATCTGCCGGACGGCACAATGAGAGCTGCTGTCATGAACGTCAAACTTCATCCAAAGGCATGCGGCAGATGCGGTTGTGGCAAAGCTGTGACCAGTCCCTAACCTAGGTGGCAGGATGGCTATGCGTCCACGGAAAGTGGCTCGCATCCGTTCACAGTGGTGGCAAAATGACTAAGCTCGGTTCGGTCGGTAATTTCTGTTCCATGGGGCAGCTGGTGGACAAATGATAGCGTTGAGTTGTAAATGGCGCTTCTAGCTGTCGGATGAATACTTACAGTTCCTCCGTGTGGTTGGTAACGCGTATGTGGGCCAGCTCAAAGTACGTCGATCGGAGGTACTTTACGCGTTCGATAACTTGCGGATTGTTGGGCAGATTGGGCGTGCGGGACAGCAACCAGTAGCCCTCCACGGCCTGGTTCATCTCGGCAAACGCGGCACAGGAGTACACGACCGCGTAGTTGACGTAATCCGTATCCACCACCCAGTAGTGGGTTGCGTTGTAGGCTGCCAG
This region of Anopheles marshallii chromosome 2, idAnoMarsDA_429_01, whole genome shotgun sequence genomic DNA includes:
- the LOC128709106 gene encoding apolipoprotein D-like; this translates as MRFTADARLLVVVTVTLGSIALGQRIVNQPCPDSASRPIVQYFDLQRYVNGRWYEISRYDQHFEKDCDCGYATYTPQADGSVKVQNCCERLPNTTVKCSIGKAVVSFPDEFPLEGKFNVTFGGPPKTSNYWILDTDYDNYALIYYCKNLSESKSAEAAWVLSKQRTISASVLDVVDKLVNKYFVRQDMRVTEQSQSKCQYPDTNDV